gtcggaactggggttcagtgcagtcgggagcttccgtctccctcctgctagagaaagccagccaggcactcagccgcacTCAGCTGCCCGTACACTCCGCGcacgtgtctctgtacctcagccttttgcagctcctctgagtctccgtatgcttttctctttccttctagttgtagaatttccactcatccagctttcctgtggttctggatgatgtccgttttgtcttttagttgtagttttgaaattgttgtttaggtgtttacctctgccgccatcttggtttctcccggaTGTTTCATCTTTAATGACtttacttccttccttttctgcctggcagccttccTCATCCCTCCAATTTAGCTCAAATGTCTCCTTGAGAATGCTTCTCTAATCTGACCAACCAGTGATGTTTACCATAGcaatttggaaatatttcttttattgcacTTATTATACTTCACTggcatttgtttatttgtctctTCCCACTGTGATCCTAGCAGCAAACTTTGAGTCCaactatttttttcccccaattgcaTCCTGAAGAGTCTCAGTAAAAgatgaattttctttcttcttaaacatAATCACTTAATCCACTTGATTAAAGTTACAGCCTCTGTACATTCTTGAAATTAAGTAGACATGTagacaaaaaaatacatttgtgaaATCTCAGGAATTAGTTTCAACATAAGGACCCAAGACCTTGACATACCCAGGCATTCAGAATTCTATCTTTCAGGTTAGCTTGTGACAATTTACTAATCTGAAAATACCTTtaatatctttcttctttttaatctctAGATATTTCTTAAGAAGAATGACATTCAACTTTGAATAGAAGATTCAACCGAATGACAATCTCTTTCATTTAGTTgatgtttttttactttaaaatatctgaCAGGTTTTCATGACAGCCCTGTAATGGAAGCTTAAATTCACTTGTCACAGCTAttaaggatgtgtgtgtgtgtgtgtgtgtgtgtgtgtgtgtgtgtgtgtatttctgtgATCTGACCCTTCCATTTATTATTGTTGATACTGAccttaaaagtataaaaaagaatatagatcAGCCTTTATTTTTGAAGGCTTGCTGCAATTCAGCCTTGGAAGTCAAATCTCTGTAGGATTTTCCTCTTAAGAAAATCATCATCATAATGTGGCAAAATCTTGCTAATTTTCACTTCATAATTAATTCTCAGGAGAACAAGAGCACCTGGTAGATTTTATTCATTATCAGCAAAGATTTTGTAGCAGGAAATggtgataagattttttttttatatcaaaaaGCATTAAAATAGATAAGCTCAAGATAGCAACATAGTTGTAATACTATCTTGATTATGTTGTATTTACAatctgttttaatatttatgtttcaatattaaattcattaataaaataatacactaAGGTTATAGTAGGTAGCTTTTATCTAAAGGTACAGATATGAGTTTTCTGCTTTTCACAGAAGAAAGTCAAGATTCATCATTTTGTGTAATATTATCCAGTTTTAGTTATTTGTCCTGGAGCCTGAGTGCTAGGTAACAAGGAGAGAATATGTGTGGAAAAATTATTATTCAGAATTGTAAATTAAATTTCACTGCATGAGAatgctattaattttttgagacaATTCCTCTTCAAATCTACTCATTTATTAATCATCTCAAGATCCAATCCCATATTCAACAAATAACTACATACGCACTTTGAGAGACATGATTTTTGTGTATTACATTGGGAGCATAGATTTCTCCCTTTTACAACAAGGCTACTTTAGGGATATCCTTATAACAGTGCAGCTCTTTTTATTAGATTCTAGTTCAGAGGTTCTTATCCTCAACCTTAAGATGGGTGGTGATATTGTTAAAACTTAATATCAAGCATGTCTTTTggtttaaataaataactaatattaaaattattacctCAAAATCTTTAAATAGAAGTTAATGCTTAAAAACAGCAGTCAAAGTTTTAAGGTGGAAATAATTGTATGTgtgtctatattttcttttaaaatctcataTATCTAGACAAATTATGTTAAGTAGCCAAGTTTAGTATATTTTGGTTTCTTGGTATAAATTATGCTAATTTTTATCTGTTACTTCTTGTGGAATGACTGTAGTATTCAAATAGCATTTAAGTACAAAAGAGAatactatttaataaagagggaatatgcaaattgaccatctcaccatacacaaagatggcggcacccatagccacaagatggcggcgtccagtcctctcagccccgccgaagtcccccagtcctggggggtggCAGCCATGCCGTTTGCCtgccaccggagtcccccagtcctttcagcccagccgggggACAACCACTCCACGCGCTTAcccctggagtcccccagtcatATCACAGAAAATGGGTTGCTTCAAAAGTTGGTTAAGtttcttaggacaaaaagcattcaaaatctttgaaaagggaattccaatatttataaaagtttggactagacaattcaaggttatttccactacaaccttctatgattttgtgatattaacattctgaattcacatagtaccagctgtattgtatgtaagcagatattatttaaaggaatggccattattattaaaacaactcataaaaccatactgtttgtatgtcaaggacattctgtgtgattttcctaatgtttggagttaatgcccctaaactggcagctggacatcccctgaggggtcccagattggagagggtgcaggccgggctgagggacacctcccccaccaccccgtgcatgaattttgtgcactgggcctctagtattgatataaaacattgtcaatttaattttattcaacatGATAATGTTTTCTATATTATATGTGGTCATTATAGGCATATAACTACTTTTGAATTACCATATTTAGTAGGTAGACTTGTGCTCTTTTGGAATGGATATGCAATTAATAGTGGTTATTGTTGTTTAATGAAATTCTTTGAAGGCCCTTTATTTTGGGGTATaagtaattttcatttataatatactCACATATATATTTCAAGTCTCACTTCCTTATAAAGATAAAGATgtgatcattctttttttaaaatatattttattgattttttacagagaggaagagggagggatagagagttagaaacatcgatgagagagaaacatcgatcagctgcttcttgcacaccccctactggggatgtccccgcaaccaaggtacatgcccttgaccggaatcgaaactgggacccttgagtccgcaggccgacgctctatccactgagccaaaccggttttggcaagatgtgatcattcttaaaaagaaataactatttaggaagacagtaaaaaaaaacaccaggaattatttgttcatatactgtagtttttaaaacaaaaacactaatctGATCAACTAACCTTTAAAAGAAAGTGCAAAGTCAGAGATGTCACTTCGTTCCAGTAAATATTCACTGGCAAAGTTTTTTTTATATCAAAGATTGGAACTTTAGGAGATGCTCCTGGGATTTAGTGTACTCAAAAATCTATTAAACCCTGATACCTTAGGTGACTTGTCAAAGAAGTGCTGCATTTACAAGGAGTTTGCAAGGAGGCCCAAGAGGGTATATTCAGCTAAAGGTCAAGGAAGCAATTAATGTTCTCTGCTTTTCCCTAAAGAACTTCCACAGCAAACATTGcacaccagcccccccccccccctcatcttAGCAAGGCAAGTGAATATAGTGAAATGAAAGTTAAAgttcaaataaaacatattacTAATATTATTTGGATCTTATAGCTCTTCCTGAATGTGAATGTGAATGCGAAATATATCAGAAGAGAGGCTCTTGCTGAAGAATATCAATTTTTCATCtctttgttttctctgctttctgCCAAGAGTCCATCGATGTTTGTGGTCCTGGGAGAGTGGGATGGTAGATTGGGCCCTTCCTGTGGTGTGTAGTGAAGTTGGAATTCTTTTGGGGAATATTTGATTTTTGTATGGATCCTAAGCAGGACTCTATTAAGGGGTTACATAATTTAGGTCAGGAAATCATCTATGTATTTCACAGGTTGACATGGTGTTCTTTCTTCTGTGTTTCATTgtgctttcctttctcctccattTTAAGTTGCCATATAACATTGCATTGTCCatttgtgtgtctctctctgcaCATCTGTCAGGTTCACCAGCACAAGGACTGTATCCTTGAATTTTTTCATTCTCAGTCACTAGACAGTGTGTAGGGTTTAGTAAGTACTCAGTgaatacttattgaatgaataaatgaatgcatatctTAGCCCTATCATTTGAAACACTTCTCTCCAGCCTACTGAGGAATCTTACTCCccgttccttcccttcccttccaaagtctgatatctctctctctctctctccactacTGGCTTCCTTTTGTctacttttatttactttctctCCTACATTTCCTTAGCACATTGTATCTCTATGATAGCACTTCTCCACATGATGTCATGTAGTTCTTTTATGGAGTCATAGAAATTCAGTTGTACAGTGGCCTAGTCCAGCTAGATTAAACATCAACCTGGTGTATCCCTAATATCTAGAAAGAATAGTCTGGTTTCTGTTCGATAGCTTCTGGAGACTAATTACTTACTACCTTTTGAGGCAAGcccttttattttagaaaaggtgTGATTgttagaaaaatgttaaaaatttgctttattgtaattattttccttGAGTTCATATTCTGCTCTCTGggaacatcacacacacacacacacacacacacacacacacacacacacacacacacactccaatctCTTTTATTTGCTGCACCTTCAAATTTGTGATAACTCTTGCGTTCCCTCTTTCTGATGAAAATGCTGATCTTCTGAAACTGCCTTCATGGGGCTGAGGGTCAACAGTCCTCACCTCCCAGTTGCTGTAGTTTCTCAGTGGCCCTCTAAACTGGGGCTTTCCAAACTCAATGTGGGGCTACAAATATGACCTGACCACTTTAAAATAGAACAGAGTTCTATACTTCTCtcgttttaaaattatattgttaaTAAGGTCTGGGTATATTAGCTTTTTTGATAGTTGTATTTTACTTTTGTCTCATATTGAGCTTGTGGGCAATtaaatgtatatatcttttcCCCTCCACAAATAAGTCATCCTGAATGTGAactttatatttgtctttatcgTATTTCATATGAAGTTCAATCCACTGCTATAGCCCATCAAGATATTTTGTTTCACATTCAGTTTTCTACTATAATTCCCCATTACACATATCATTTGAATATTTGATCACACTGTTATCAGTCAAACCAGTAACAAAAATGTCAATCAGAGCAAAGCTGCAAACACCCATTAATTAGAATGGTCTATCCAGTGGGAACCAAAGCCAAGTACTTAAGGGGTATTGTGGAAAAACGAACTTACATCTAATTCTTCACGGGGATGGATTGAGGTACCTCATGTATTACTGAAGTTCATACAGTTGTGTGTATGCATCTCTACTCTTCCAGAGGGTAGAACCATGTCTGTCTGGCTAACAGCTGTCTTCCGTCATCtagttcagtgcctggcacatagcagaccTTTAATACATATGGTTTTGTTGAAAGAGTAAATGGAACAACCAAGGAATAAATGTTCTGGCttaagattttgtttgtttgttttttgtttctttttgtggcttaaccttttgcacttggatgtcgagtgtgactcgacacggttagcatctgtagcagctcgtatgtcgaattgtattgaatggatcaataatttgaaatataaaaaaagccaaataaataagtttgtatgaaaagaaactccagttttttattctactgccgcactttgtaaaacctggggtatttaaaaaattaaatcccgagtagaataaaggaatcgagaaaaaagcaagtgagtgcaaagggttaagttttaaaaatgaatcttttgtatctatttctctcttttaaagaattacaaactttttcatttccttggttTCCTTAGTCTTTATTTTCCACCTTCTCTTCTGAAGAGATTCATTAGTGTTGAGGTTGGGGAAGTGGCAAAGAACAAAGACAAGTCTTGAAGGATTAGGTATTGGTGTAAGAAAGAAATAGTTTCTCTATTAATTCAAAtcttatattagactagaggcctgctgcacaaaatttgtgcatgggtagggtccctaggcctggccagcaatcagggctgatctgtggggcagctggtggggtgatcgggggcccctgctggctccTCCCTTGGCTTGCCTGGGGCCACGTGCTCACCGGCCCTGCACCCTGCTGccgccaccagtcgcctccctctgtggggtgactggtggggcaatcagggggcccccactggcacccaccttggctagcCTGGCGCCTGCAGgctcagggcagctcctgcattgagcatctaccccctggtggtcagtgcacatcatagcgactggttgttctgctggtcATTCTGTCActtagttgatttgcatattaggcttttattatataggagaggtTAAACCTAAGACATATTTCTTTTATGAAGCCATCCCTGAGTAACCTCCACCACAGTGatttccccttttttatttaactgtAGAATCCACCCCCAAGCATTATTGCggtataattgtatatatttaagatgtaCAACTTGTTTTACACATTGTGAAATGAATACCATAATCAAGTATGAATACCATAATTCATTCATAATCACATAGTTAacattttcttgtgtgtgtgtgtatggtgagAATACTAAAGGTCTACTGTCAGTAAACTTTAAGTAtgtaatacattattattaactatagttaccatgctgtatattagatctccagaacttattcatcttgtatAACCAAAATTTTGTACCCTTTGATCAgcatctccccatttctctcacTTGCCAGTCCCTgcccattctactctctgcttctatgagtgaCTATGGAATTTTCAGTTGTACAATTCAATATCACACTAtcagatattttttattacatgctGATCTTATTTTATCATTTAGTTTTATAACCAAAATATCATAAAAgctataacaacaacaataataacaataatatgttGAGCCCCATGTAATTGTAGACAAggtgctaagtgctttgcatgcATCATCTTATTTCCAATCTCCCAACACTTTTTGATGTATGTTTTTCTatatttcccattttacaaataagaaattgGAGGCTTAGAGAGAGATGTATATCTTGGTCCATAAAGAGTTTGTAAATTCTTTGGGACTattaagttctttttaaattacttcttTTTAGTAGTTTAGCTTGGAACAACCAAAAAAGGAGCTCCTTTTTGGCTCCTTTATTTATAGGTTGTGTGACTCTCTGagtcctagttttttttttatctgtagaTGTGCAAATGATAATGCATATCTTACAAGGTTTGTTgcaaaaattacatgaaatataATATACGATGTATTTAACATGGGCTGACATGTGAAGAAAGTGCTCGGTAATTGGTAGTTAATGTTGCTTATTAACTTTATGTAATGTTGTTGATGTTATAGTACCATGAGTTATGGCCCTCCCCAAAGTAacataaacataataataaaataatataagagTATATTGTTGGGTggtggtaaatatttttttaatctgaataaAGGCAGGTCATAAAGGATATGCATTACTGAAGTAACTGAAACTGCATTATACAGCCAATGTGAATAGTTGGGTTCTTATATTCCATCACCAATATTTCTTTTGTCCTAGTTGAACATGTTGAGTTgccttaaaatatattgtttttaaaaactatattaacATTTGTTTCACATAGCATTGCAGAAATGGACAGTGGTGATTTCAACTTCAGTGAAATCAGAAAGACGTTGTCATCCTGTTGTGTGGAATGTTAGCTTACATCTTGAGTCATTTTCAAATAGTTTACCTTATTAGTACATTGCACCTAAAGTCAGTGAATATTCAAAAGTAACTTAGAATAAGTAGAAACATTGCATTTCCATcaggttttcattattttactaaCACGACCATAACAAttgcctttttcttttactttcaggAGACAGAGAAGACAATGATGACAAGAAAGTGGTTGCAGAGATCATGGCAAGGTGTTTTTTTCCAGCTCTAGTAACAACCATCCCCTGGGAAGGATTTCATTTTGTTGGTCAGGAGATTCGAATTACTGAAGCCATGGATTGTTATGGTGCTGTTGTTTGGCCATCGGTATAATTTCATACAAAATTTGTtacatttcaattattttcagttttgttcaTTATTATGTactatttgtaaaaagaaaataggttCCATAGTTCTATTTTTTGACCTCAAACAACAGTAAAATTTAGAAATCATGAAATTGGGAAAATGCTTCCACCAATTAATTCTACTTCTGACATGTAGGATTAATAAAATGTTGTTTGCACCTTAAGAGTTTTGTGACCCTAAGGGTTTAGAAttgcaaacattttatttcttatttaactgGTGCATTTGAGTTAACCAATTATAATGAAATGTTTATCAATGTCAAATGGAGAATAGTCTAAAATATTCTCCTTTACTAATTGTCCCATGAAGGGTTCAGACCCCTCATTGCTATCTGCTCCAATCTCACACAATGCTTTGAAATGATTATTATTAGGAATTGCTTTCTTTAAAGATAATCACCCTAAGCAACTGAACTCCATATTTTTAGTTGTCTCTTTTCTCTTCAACAATCCCCAAAGACTCTTTCTTGCCTAAATGTTGAGTCCTTGGAGGATGTACTTCTGTTGATAATTTTCTGTAGTTCTATCtatgtatacacacaaacatacacacataaatatcAAAGCATTAGTGGGCTATTTATTTAATAGGGTTTAATTATACATCTGTTATTACTGGCCAagtactatttctttttcttcttaacttTCATAGGCCCTTGTTCTATGCTATTTTCTGGAGACAAATGTAAAGCAGTATAATATGGTTGACAAAAATGTGATTGAAATTGGAGCTGGAACAGGGCTTATTTCCATTGTGGCAAGTTTACTAGGTAagcaggtattttattatttatttgctgcaaaaagctttattgtttcatttggcctGATGCATGGGAGGGGGCTTCAGGGTGGTCAAAAGAATGGCTAGTAatttcagggagaggctcaggtaaaagtcagacaccaggggaatgcagaggggcccctcaaaggcctctgggtccaaaggctcctagtcgtgcttgagggtgagcctttcgaagagatgctcgcccagcccagcctgggggtgggccagccTGTGGATGTtagtcaggtgtcgcccatcttcttgatgaattTCACCTGCTCATCCAgaaagtggttctccaggaagtcacagagctgaggatCTGCATAGGTAGAACCCAAGGCATGCAACTCCAAAAGGTCCTGGTTCAGATTCCTCTCCAAGGTCAGGGCAGCTTCCATGGCATCCTGAGTTTTGCCCCACTCATCTTGGAGGCTTCAGCacttcctggaagagaatgcagcCGCCACacttgttttgcaactttaagagatgctcagcgccCCTGCGCTTCTTCTCTGCCAACTCGCGCCCTCTGCATCAAGAGCCACATCTTCCAGGTCGAAATAGagcccagagagaggaggtgtAGGAGGCCcacagatgcaggttggccaggcggttGACTGCAGCttccacctcggtggaataattctgacaaaTTTGGCAGCTCACAGTTGTTCAGCAATAAAGagttaaggtaggaaaaaaacacacaaaactggtgtgttggctggtcccggaggtggttctgagggtggtgactggataagatgcAGGAGAGTGGTCAGAGTCTGGAGAAGGGGCATCCCTAGTTCTGTTCTGTCCAAaaactgttgaagcaagagacagatctgggACCGCCGAGGGCACTGCCTAGGCATTTTTGATTGAATGGTGTTTGAAGAATTTAATGATCAAATATCATTATCTGCTTTAACTATCCAATGTACTATGACCTTGGtctatttttaattccttaatTGTTTGAATGAGCTTCATCAAGAAACTATAAATTTTAAAGTCACCTTACTggtttcttttagaattttctgTGAAGTTGTATTAATTCTTCTCAGGGAGTGCTAAGTCACAAATGTATTCTAATTTTGAGGTGCACTTAAGCATCCTGGCTGGCTGCTAGAGGAGATGCATGAAATACTAAGTATAGGCAGAATCTACTGCTGCTGACTCTCATATTCTTTATCTAAATTTTAGCCCATTTTAACATTTCCATGTAGCCATATATTTCTTTTGGGTTTTGAAGTCCTCTGCTTTTATGAAAAAGCCCCTGTTAGAATAGAGAAGGAATATTAGAAATCATGTCTGCTTTTAATTTTATGCATTTGCCCTTGGCTTAATTTTCACAGTTCGGTTTCATTCTTCTTTTGCAACCTCTTGTTTTCTCACCAGAATCTTATTTTCCAGCTAAATGTGTGAGGGTCTCTGCATGCCTCAGCCTGCTCTAGttaaatctttttgttgttgttgttatagatTGTCTTGATTTAGCTGCCCTTTCTGGTGTGTGCTACCCAAATCTTGATTTCCTTCATCTTCAGAAGTGCACACCTGCCACTCTAAAATCTTGAGAAGAATTCAGGATTTAGCAATTTATAACGTTCTAAAAACTGGGAAAATATAGGATCCTTGAAGTCCtcctcaaatatatataatttctcttGTCCTGATACTTCTTTCCAAAGTCATCATTCCATTTTGTGTGAATAGAGTCTAAGGCACTATTGAAGGCTTCCCTATCTAGGAGCAGAATTTGTTTTTGGGAAGTAAtttgtttcattaaaaagaaTTATCCTTTCAGTATGCTTGTTTATCTGGACAAAAATATCAAAAGATTGAAGCtttgtcctaaccggtttggctcagtggatagagagtcggcctgtggactgaagggtcccaggtttgattccggtcaaaggcatgtaccttggttgcgggcacatccccagtagggggtgtgcaggaggcagctgatcgatgtttctctctcatcaatgtttctaactctctatccctttcccttcctctctgtaaaacaatcaataaaaaaccccaaatcaattaaaaaaaaagattgaagctTTCTTTAGTCAGTAATTCAAAAAATGGTGGTGTTTACTTCTCTAGACATAATGATATTAATAGTCAGATATTTTACACTCACTGTAAGTAAGGGTGTATTCCTTTTCTTGGGATTTAAAAATTTGTAGAAAATGATAGAGCCAACCACATTAGAGTTGAAGATTCATATTTCTGCGATTCTACCAATGATGTGCATATTTCCCtcccattttaatattttccacaaaatacaaTTAATGGCCAGAGGAACTTGCCATTGGGACTAAGAAATGGGTTCTAAACTGGTCTGGGCTGAACTAGACTTCTCTTCCAGTTCTGCTTTCCCATTGCttcctgagtctgttcttgtcTGATGATGTGGAATTGACCAATCTAGATTTATTTACACATTATTTTTAGGCTCTGCTGTTGCTCACAGTTTACTTTAagggccaattttttttttttttttttggttattggACCTTCCATTTTCCTCCAGCAAATGACCACCACTATTCACTTTTAACTAGGAAATGgtttatgttttcttcatttgaGCATTCTGTTCTGCATCTGTGATCTTTGGCTGTGTGAACACTATATGCAGCTTGACTTAAAATTAGGTCAAGCTGAAAACTTGGGCATAAACATGAATGTCATGATACTGTCAATGTAATGCCATTGAAAAGTCTTTCCTCCCCCCATTTCTCATATTTTAGTACTTTCTATTCAATGATAGGATGCCCAATTTTGTATACACTTGTTCAGTCTCACAGCACTGGGGCTCGAATTCTTTTAGGGAAGAAACTGGTTATCTTTTAACAATGACTTTTGATTGTTCTAGTGAGGataccaaatatttttaatttacttttcttttgatTAGTTTCTCCTAGCATTTAgtagataaatagaaaataacagcagcagcaacaaaacaaagaaaaaaactggaACAGAAAAACGGAGTGCAAAAGTACCATGGGAATCGAATTTTTTTAAGGGGAGGCATAAAACTGCCTTCGCATCCTTTTTGAAAGGGATTTCTCTGCTGTGTGTACTGACCAGTTTTTTCCTTGGGACTAGCAGTTGTGCAGAATTGCAATATGCATGTTGGCTTGAAACTGGATTGTTTACTTTATCCCATGAGGGTTACTTTTCTACTGCCCTTTGCTTCACAGGTGCACATGTGACTGCCACAGATTTACCTGAATTACTTGGAAACCTGCAATATAATATATCCCGAAACACCAAAATGAAATGTAAGCATTTGCCTCAGGTTAAAGAACTCTCCTGGGGCATAGCTTTAGACAAGAACTTCCCCAGGTCTTCCAACAATTTTGATTATATCTTGGCGGCTGATGTTGTCTATGCTCATCCTTTCCTGGAAGAACTCCTCATTACCTTTGACCATCTGTGCAAAGAAGCTACCATCATCCTCTGGGTCATGAAATTTAggttagagaaagaaaataaatttatagataGATTTAAGGAGTTGTTTGACGTGGAGGAGATTTCTAGTTTCCCTAGCTTGAATATTAAGCTGTATAAAGCTATGAAGAAAAATCGAAGGAGTGCATGATATCCTCAAAGGAGGAC
The sequence above is a segment of the Eptesicus fuscus isolate TK198812 chromosome 8, DD_ASM_mEF_20220401, whole genome shotgun sequence genome. Coding sequences within it:
- the LOC103288314 gene encoding LOW QUALITY PROTEIN: protein-lysine methyltransferase METTL21E (The sequence of the model RefSeq protein was modified relative to this genomic sequence to represent the inferred CDS: inserted 1 base in 1 codon), encoding MYYLPSFQAXIWKKSIYGHPLVHRLMDPEAQKGDREDNDDKKVVAEIMARCFFPALVTTIPWEGFHFVGQEIRITEAMDCYGAVVWPSALVLCYFLETNVKQYNMVDKNVIEIGAGTGLISIVASLLGAHVTATDLPELLGNLQYNISRNTKMKCKHLPQVKELSWGIALDKNFPRSSNNFDYILAADVVYAHPFLEELLITFDHLCKEATIILWVMKFRLEKENKFIDRFKELFDVEEISSFPSLNIKLYKAMKKNRRSA